In one Amaranthus tricolor cultivar Red isolate AtriRed21 chromosome 8, ASM2621246v1, whole genome shotgun sequence genomic region, the following are encoded:
- the LOC130821107 gene encoding phytanoyl-CoA dioxygenase, which produces MEIIGNLNPNQLEIFNSQGYLVLESFSSTEEVASMRKRMKQLLDEFDCSTSVIFSTKDHSHAKDKYFYDSAEKISFFFEEKAFDEDGKLKQPKQLSINKVGHALHEDPIFQKFSSSKNFSSLLSSLGYKRPVVIQSMYIFKQPGIGGEVVPHQDNSFLYTDPPTCTGLWLALEDATKVNGCLWAIPGSHKHGLVRRFIRDDEGVHFDHPSPSYEQKDFVPVEVKAGSLVVIHGDLIHQSFENQSPNSRHAYSLHVVDTDGCKWAGDNWIRRTREPEPLYVSRPSSAAAQFVR; this is translated from the exons ATGGAAATTATCGGCAATCTCAACCCTAATCAGCTcgaaattttcaattctcaag GTTATTTGGTATTGGAATCGTTTTCAAGCACAGAGGAAGTCGCTTCCATGAGGAAGAGAATGAAACAGTTGCTTGATGAATTTGATTGTTCTACTTCTGTTATTTTCTCTACCAAAGATCAT AGTCACGCAAAAGACAAATATTTCTATGATAGTGCGGAGaagatttcttttttctttgaaG AGAAAGCATTTGATGAGGATGGTAAATTAAAGCAGCCTAAACAACTTTCTATCAATAAAGTTGGTCATG CATTACATGAAGATCCCATTTTCCAAAAGTTCTCTTCCTCAAAGAATTTTTCAAGCTTGCTCTCAAGTTTAGGTTACAAAAGGCCTGTGGTCATTCAGTCTATGTACATTTTCAAG CAACCAGGGATTGGTGGAGAAGTTGTTCCACACCAAGATAATTCATTTCTTTACACAGATCCCCCAACCTGCACAGGATTGTGGCTGGCTCTAGAAGACGCCACAAAAGTCAATGGCTGCCTTTGGGCGATCCCTGGTTCTCATAAAC ATGGCCTTGTAAGAAGATTCATTAGAGATGATGAAGGGGTACATTTTGACCATCCATCTCCATCATATGAACAGAAGGATTTTGTTCCAGTTGAAGTTAAAGCTGGTTCCTTGGTTGTCATTCATGGGGACCTTATTCATCAGAG TTTTGAGAACCAGTCACCAAACTCGAGGCATGCTTATAGTTTGCATGTGGTGGATACTGATGGTTGCAAATGGGCAGGGGATAATTG GATTAGAAGAACGCGTGAACCAGAACCTTTATATGTTTCCAGACCTAGTTCTGCGGCTGCCCAGTTTGTAAGATAG
- the LOC130821105 gene encoding cell division control protein 48 homolog C, producing the protein MVRRRNGGSTPSKRQSTLSPAVLHRRIESCNISHLSSDDIAEHLYSAYPDYKHYKLIPFRSKIRQILQRSQFFSAIDDESESLEHQSPSRKKRKHVIDEGEKKLIERENTHSQMRRKYNSSDSSDTSVSTSEDAIYGEDVKPEFDLMKSMLRAGYGDEKSPTLNSKLKYGVVGEERNVEMEDLRREKKIGDAALVRGGKITSDVMEDRELNNVGLNGEIKGKEGPRFKDFGGIKKLLDELLMEVVVPLYHPQIPQMLNTKPTSGILFYGPPGCGKTQLARAIANETALPFYQISATEIVSGVSGASEENIREIFAKAYRTAPSIVFIDEIDAIASKRENLQREMERRIVTQLCTCMDESHRPVKPNDNLADPEDEDKGHKASGYVLVIGATNRPDALDRALRREGRFGREFSLGVPNEDARLEILSKLTQKLRLAGDFDLPKVAKATPGFVGADLVALANKAGNLAMQRIINQRRLELSKEDVGYDEDWWKEPWSIEELRNLSITMADFEEAAKIVQPSSKREGFSAIPNVKWEDVGGLSMLRKEFELYVVNRIKYPAQYEESGVDLESGFLLYGPPGCGKTLIAKAVANEAGANFIHIKGPELLNKYVGESESQVRTLFNRARTCAPCIIFFDEVDALTTERGKEGGWVVERLLNQLLIELNGGDHRRGVFVIGATNRPEVIDSALLRPGRFGKLLYVPLPDPDERGLILRALGRKKPVDSSVDLLELGKREACENLSGADLSALMNEAAMAALEEKLRPPQSPSEDRPQITIKSEHFEQAMKKITPSVSVKQKQYYERLSKTFRAA; encoded by the exons ATGGTTAGAAGAAGAAACGGAGGTAGTACTCCATCTAAACGTCAATCTACGTTATCACCCGCCGTTTTACACCGCCGTATTGAGTCCTGTAATATTAGTCATCTCTCTTCCGACGATATCGCCGAGCATCTCTACTCCGCATACCCCGATTACAAACACTACAAACTTATCCCTTTTCGGTCTAAAATCCGGCAAATCCTCCAGCGTTCTCAATTTTTTTCCGCCATTGATGATGAGAGTGAATCTTTAGAGCATCAAAGTCCTTCCAGGAAAAAGCGAAAGCATGTTATTGATGAGGGAGAAAAGAAATTGATTGAAAGAGAAAATACCCATTCTCAAATGAGGAGGAAATATAATTCTTCTGATTCATCTGACACTTCGGTTTCAACTTCGGAGGATGCAATTTACGGCGAGGATGTGAAACCCGAGTTTGATTTAATGAAATCTATGCTAAGAGCAGGATATGGGGATGAAAAATCGCCGACACTGAATTCGAAATTGAAGTACGGAGTTGTTGGAGAGGAGAGGAATGTGGAGATGGAGGATCtgagaagagagaaaaagatTGGGGATGCTGCATTAGTAAGAGGGGGTAAGATTACAAGTGATGTGATGGAGGATAGAGAATTGAATAATGTTGGTTTGAATGGGGAAATTAAGGGTAAAGAAGGACCTAGGTTTAAGGATTTTGGTGGGATTAAGAAACTTTTGGATGAATTATTGATGGAAGTGGTGGTGCCTCTTTATCACCCACAGATACCACAAATGTTGAATACCAAACCCACATCTGGGATTTTGTTTTATGGTCCTCCTGGTTGTGGCAAAACTCAATTAGCTCGCGCCATTGCCAATGAGACTGCTCTTCCTTTTTATCAAATTTCTGCTACTGAGATTGTGTCTGGTGTTTCTG GTGCTTCGGAAGAGAATATTCGTGAAATTTTTGCAAAAGCATATAGAACTGCTCCATCcattgtgtttattgatgaaaTTGATGCAATTGCTTCGAAAAGAGAAAATCTGCAGAGAGAGATGGAGCGGCGGATAGTTACTCAATTGTGTACTTGCATGGATGAGTCCCATAGGCCTGTAAAGCCCAATGATAACCTTGCTGATCCTGAAGATGAGGATAAGGGCCATAAGGCATCAGGGTATGTTCTTGTTATTGGAGCTACTAATAGGCCTGATGCTCTTGATCGTGCACTCAGGCGGGAAGGGCGATTTGGACGGGAGTTTTCTTTAGGAGTTCCTAATGAAGATGCAAGGCTTGAGATACTATCAAAGTTGACACAGAAGCTAAGGCTTGCTGGGGATTTTGATTTGCCAAAAGTAGCCAAGGCCACTCCAGGGTTTGTTGGTGCGGATTTGGTAGCTTTGGCTAATAAGGCTGGTAATCTTGCGATGCAAAGGATAATTAATCAAAGGCGGTTGGAGCTATCTAAGGAAGATGTGGGCTATGATGAAGATTGGTGGAAGGAACCTTGGTCAATTGAAGAGCTGAGAAATCTAAGCATTACGATGGCGGACTTTGAG GAGGCTGCAAAAATTGTGCAGCCATCTTCAAAAAGAGAAGGATTCTCTGCCATTCCTAACGTGAAGTGGGAGGATGTTGGAGGGCTTAGCATGTTGAGAAAGGAGTTTGAACTCTATGTTGTTAACCGTATAAAATATCCTGCACAATATGAG GAATCCGGAGTAGACTTAGAATCAGGCTTTTTGCTTTATGGCCCCCCTGGTTGTGGTAAGACTCTGATTGCCAAGGCAGTAGCCAATGAGGCTGGAGCCAATTTTATACATATCAAG GGACCTGAACTTTTAAACAAGTATGTTGGTGAGAGTGAATCGCAAGTACGAACACTATTCAATCGTGCGAGAACGTGTGCTCCATGCATAATTTTCTTTGATGAG GTGGATGCTCTAACAACAGAACGTGGAAAAGAAGGCGGCTGGGTCGTTGAGCGGCTTTTGAACCAG CTTTTGATTGAGCTAAATGGTGGAGATCACAGGCGTGGTGTTTTTGTTATCGGTGCTACAAATCG ACCCGAAGTGATAGATTCTGCATTGCTGAGGCCCGGAAGATTCGGAAAACTATTATATGTTCCTTTACCAGATCCTGATGAGCGTGGCTTGATTTTAAGAGCTTTAGGTAGAAAAAAACCAGTTGATAGCTCCGTAGATTTGCTTGAGCTGGGGAAAAGAGAGGCTTGTGAAAATCTGAGCGGAGCTGACCTTTCTGCACTG ATGAATGAAGCTGCAATGGCTGCACTGGAAGAGAAGCTGAGGCCTCCCCAGAGCCCTTCTGAAGACCGCCCTCAAATTACCATCAAGTCTGAACATTTTGAGCAAGCCATGAAGAAAATTACTCCATCCGTTTCTGTTAAG CAAAAGCAGTAttatgaaagactgtcaaagaCTTTCCGAGCAGCCTAA
- the LOC130821108 gene encoding serine carboxypeptidase-like 50 has product MIDFLFIIPFTSFFINRTKKIQQQKDAFQTLNGSYHRYHRSKIKIYHLLKIQPKIDSIQLTMETLNFTLILSSIIVLLNLCPLIHSSPISNFLPTKSGYLSVNPSSKSSIFYAFYEAQQPISSLSETPLLIWLQGGPGCSSMVGNFYELGPWRVNHKMELQKNDGSWNRIFGLLFLDNPIGTGFSIAASPDEIPRDQHGVAKHLFIAIKSFIALDGSLFGSRPIYITGESYAGKYAPAIGYYIVRKNKQLPLKERVNLAGIAIGNGLTDPITQVTTHGLNAYFSGLINEKQKTHLEKAQREVVKLVMEKKWSEATDARSSLLRMLQNMTGLATLYDMRRKIAYESYLVERFLSNVEVKKDLGVNISMVWEECSDLVGKILHEDVMKSVKYMVELLLQETRVLLYQGQADLRDGVVSVEAWMKRLNWDGIGKFEESERKVWEVKGEVAGYVQKWGSLSHVVVLGAGHFVPTDQAVHSQVMIEDWVLQRGFFGNQKIQIPNRHPKSCL; this is encoded by the coding sequence atgattgattttttattcattattccCTTTACCTCTTTCTTTATTAATAGGACCAAgaaaattcaacaacaaaaagATGCTTTTCAAACCTTAAATGGTTCCTATCATCGTTATCATCGATCAAAAATCAAGATTTATCACCTACTAAAAATCCAACCAAAAATTGACTCGATACAACTAACAATGGAAACCCTAAACTTTACTCTTATCCTCTCATCCATTATTGTTCTTCTCAATCTTTGTCCTTTAATTCACTCATCacccatttcaaattttcttcccACTAAATCAGGCTACTTATCAGTAAATCCCTCTTCAAAATCCTCCATTTTTTATGCTTTCTATGAAGCACAACAACCAATTTCATCCCTTTCGGAAACCCCACTTCTTATATGGCTTCAAGGAGGTCCTGGATGTTCCTCCATGGTTGGGAACTTCTATGAGCTTGGTCCATGGAGAGTCAACCACAAAATGGAGCTCCAAAAGAATGATGGGTCATGGAATCGGATCTTTGGgcttttatttttggataaccCAATTGGAACTGGATTCAGTATTGCTGCTTCTCCTGATGAAATTCCCAGAGATCAACATGGTGTAGCCAAACACCTTTTTATTGCAATCAAATCATTTATTGCATTAGACGGATCTTTGTTCGGGTCTAGACCCATTTACATTACTGGTGAAAGTTATGCAGGGAAATATGCCCCAGCAATTGGGTATTACATAgtaagaaaaaataaacaactTCCATTAAAGGAAAGGGTTAATTTAGCAGGAATTGCAATTGGGAATGGATTAACTGATCCAATTACCCAAGTCACTACACATGGGCTAAATGCTTATTTTAGTGGGTTAATCAATGAAAAACAGAAAACCCATCTAGAAAAAGCTCAAAGAGAGGTAGTAAAATTGGTAATGGAGAAGAAATGGAGTGAGGCAACTGATGCAAGGAGTAGTTTGCTTAGAATGCTACAAAACATGACAGGATTAGCTACTTTGTATGATATGAGAAGAAAAATAGCCTATGAATCATATTTAGTAGAAAGGTTTTTAAGCAATGTTGAGGTAAAGAAGGATTTGGGGGTGAATATTTCAATGGTTTGGGAGGAATGTAGTGATTTAGTAGGCAAGATTTTGCATGAAGATGTGATGAAAAGTGTGAAATACATGGTTGAATTGCTGTTGCAAGAAACTAGAGTTTTGTTATATCAAGGGCAGGCTGATTTGAGAGATGGGGTAGTGTCGGTTGAGGCATGGATGAAAAGGTTGAATTGGGATGGGATTGGTAAGTTTGAGGAATCAGAAAGGAAAGTTTGGGAAGTGAAAGGGGAAGTTGCAGGATATGTGCAGAAATGGGGAAGTTTAAGTCATGTTGTAGTGTTGGGTGCTGGTCATTTTGTGCCTACTGATCAGGCTGTTCATTCTCAGGTTATGATTGAGGATTGGGTGCTTCAAAGAGGGTTTTTCGGTAATCAGAAAATTCAGATTCCTAATAGACATCCCAAGAGTTGTCTTTGA
- the LOC130821110 gene encoding DELLA protein GAI-like, giving the protein MKREHPFSENNLDPSTGKPPLGKSKMWEDGAQNDAGVDELLAVLGYKVRSSDMAEVAQKLEQLEQAMGNVRQDGLPQFGSDTVHYNPSDLSNWLESVISGFNPATSFDTSPSIGSIVDPIRNPSQNSQVFTDPYSDYDLKAIPGKAILTPPKQSSSSSSSMLINGGNNNINNNNNNSNSSNSLVSITTSSSCSSREAKRLKPSSYSNMDIAVSGSGSGSRQVLLVDSQENGIRLVHTLMACAEALDQQNMALAEALVKQIGFLAASQTGSMRKVATYFAEALARRVYKLCPGVPYDDNLSDMLQMHFYETCPDLKFAHFTANQAILEAFSGKKRVHVIDFSMKEGMQWPALMQALALRPEGPPAFRLTGIGPPSPDNSDRLQEVGWKLAQFADSVQIQFEYRGFVANSLTDLESSLLDLRPDSEVVAVNSVFELHRLLAKPGAIEKVLGLIKEVKPVIVTVVEQEADHNGPVFIDRFNEALHYYSTLFDSLESCVDSQDKMMSEVYLGRQICNVVACEGTDRVERHETLSQWRTRFNSAGFNPVHIGSNAFKQASMLLDFFAGGDGYGVVENNGCLMLGWHSRPLITTSAWQLAKNSVTRGGVNS; this is encoded by the coding sequence ATGAAGAGGGAACACCCCTTTTCTGAGAACAATCTAGATCCTTCCACCGGAAAACCTCCGTTAGGTAAGTCAAAGATGTGGGAAGATGGAGCTCAGAACGATGCTGGTGTTGATGAGTTGCTTGCCGTTTTGGGGTACAAGGTTAGGTCATCAGATATGGCGGAAGTTGCTCAGAAATTGGAGCAGCTTGAACAAGCTATGGGGAATGTTCGTCAAGATGGACTTCCTCAATTTGGTTCTGATACTGTTCATTATAATCCATCAGATCTGTCTAATTGGTTAGAATCCGTGATTTCTGGGTTCAATCCAGCTACCAGTTTTGATACTTCTCCTTCAATTGGCTCAATCGTAGATCCGATTCGAAACCCTTCTCAAAATTCTCAAGTTTTTACCGACCCGTATTCGGATTATGATCTTAAAGCTATTCCAGGTAAAGCTATCTTAACTCCTCCAaaacaatcatcatcatcatctagcAGTATGCTCATTAATGGCGgcaataataacattaataataataataataatagtaacagcAGTAATAGCTTGGTTAGTATAACAACTAGTAGTTCATGTTCATCACGAGAGGCTAAAAGATTAAAACCCTCTAGTTATTCAAACATGGATATAGCTGTATCCGGATCTGGGTCTGGATCTAGACAAGTTTTACTGGTTGATTCACAAGAAAATGGTATAAGATTGGTCCATACTTTGATGGCTTGTGCTGAAGCACTTGACCAACAAAACATGGCGTTAGCTGAAGCTCTTGTGAAACAAATAGGGTTTTTAGCTGCATCTCAAACCGGATCCATGAGAAAAGTTGCGACATATTTTGCTGAAGCTCTTGCAAGAAGGGTGTATAAATTATGTCCTGGAGTTCCATATGATGATAATTTATCAGATATGTTACAGATGCATTTCTATGAAACATGCCCAGATCTTAAATTTGCTCATTTCACTGCAAATCAAGCCATTTTAGAGGCTTTTAGCGGCAAAAAACGGGTCCATGTAATCGATTTCAGTATGAAAGAAGGTATGCAATGGCCGGCATTGATGCAAGCTTTAGCTCTTCGACCTGAAGGTCCTCCTGCTTTCCGGTTAACCGGAATCGGACCTCCATCGCCGGATAACTCCGACCGGTTACAAGAAGTTGGTTGGAAATTAGCCCAATTCGCTGACTCGGTCCAAATCCAGTTTGAATACCGTGGATTTGTAGCCAACAGTTTAACCGATCTGGAATCTTCTTTGCTTGATCTTCGACCAGATTCCGAAGTTGTGGCGGTTAATTCCGTCTTTGAATTACACCGATTACTAGCTAAACCAGGAGCGATTGAGAAAGTTCTGGGTTTAATCAAAGAAGTAAAACCCGTAATTGTAACAGTTGTTGAACAGGAAGCAGACCATAACGGACCCGTTTTCATAGACCGATTCAACGAGGCACTCCATTATTACTCAACACTTTTTGACTCATTAGAAAGCTGTGTTGATAGCCAAGACAAGATGATGTCGGAGGTATATCTTGGCCGGCAGATATGCAACGTTGTAGCATGTGAAGGAACTGACCGAGTTGAGCGACATGAAACACTGAGTCAATGGAGAACTCGGTTCAACTCAGCTGGGTTTAACCCAGTTCATATTGGTTCAAATGCATTCAAACAAGCAAGTATGCTGTTAGATTTCTTTGCAGGTGGGGATGGGTATGGTGTGGTGGAGAATAATGGATGTCTGATGTTGGGTTGGCATAGTAGGCCATTGATAACAACTTCTGCTTGGCAACTCGCCAAGAACTCAGTAACTCGGGGGGGAGTCAACTCGTGA
- the LOC130821109 gene encoding uncharacterized protein LOC130821109 produces the protein MLLNKQKKAQNSKGNRMLVTINVIGSSGPLRFVVNEEQLVASVIDMALKSYAREGRQPVLGFNLNDFLLYCPASGTDALSPFETIGGAYGARNFLLCKKPQPEKTETECTTKIPRRGRHGSFKSWINKTLNRKVSSY, from the exons ATGTTGTTAAACAAGCAGAAGAAGGCTCAGAATTCCAAGGGAAACCGTATGTTGGTAACTATCAATGTTATCGGAAGTTCGGGACCGTTAAGGTTTGTGGTGAATGAAGAACAGCTTGTTGCTTCTGTCATCGATATGGCCTTGAAATCCTATGCTCGTGAAGGTCGTCAACCTGTTCTGGGATTCAATCTCAATGATTTTCTTCTCTATTGCCCTGCTTCCGGAACTGATG CTTTAAGTCCATTTGAGACAATCGGAGGAGCCTATGGTGCTCGCAATTTTCTACTCTGCAAGAAACCACAACCTGAAAAAACTGAAACTGAGTGTACTACTAAAATTCCAAGAAGGGGTCGACATGGAAGCTTCAAGTCATGGATCAACAAGACCCTCAACCGGAAAGTTTCCTCGTATTGa
- the LOC130821106 gene encoding uncharacterized protein LOC130821106: MASAAVFSINSPWQQSSIINKAFISLPFLSSSHSHHSTNSVSIISLSSTSNFNRFHHVQKVSADDNREKALVICDSIESDKFMEIDIFKRLFRKRSLWRRIFFTSKKVRSLILLNVITIVYASEIPVLKEVEELMDPATFNVVRFVVSAIPFVPATFRARNDARICKAGLELGLWVSLAYLLQAIGLLTSDAGRASFISMLTVIVVPLFDGMFGEVIPPLTMLGAILSVLGVAVLESCGSSPDVGDLFNFLSAIFFGVHMVRTERISRTTKKENFTSLLGYEVCVVALSSVIWFFSEEWFGKSHRAWTWELFWDSLVSFPWTPAIYTGLLSTGLCLWIEMAAMRNVSATETAIIYGLEPVWGAGFAWFLLGERWDTTGWIGAALLLGGSLIVQMFGSLSGTESEDYEQ; the protein is encoded by the exons ATGGCGTCAGCGGCAGTGTTCAGCATTAATTCGCCATGGCAACAAAGCTCCATCATCAACAAAGCTTTCATATCCCTACCTTTCCTTTCTTCTTCTCACTCACATCACTCCACTAACTCCGTTTCCATCATTTCTCTCTCGTCTACTTCTAATTTTAACAGATTCCATCACGTCCAAAAAGTTTCTGCGGATGATAATCGGGAGAAGGCGTTAGTGATTTGTGATTCGATTGAATCTGATAAATTTATGGAAATCGATATCTTCAAGCGATTATTCCGAAAACGATCGTTGTGGCGAAGGATCTTTTTCACCTCGAAGAAAGTTCGTAGCCTCATTTTGCTTAACGTCATTACTATTGTTTACG CAAGTGAGATTCCAGTGCTGAAAGAGGTTGAAGAACTTATGGACCCTGCCACATTCAATGTAGTCAGATTTGTTGTGTCAGCAATTCCTTTTGTACCTGCTACTTTTCGAGCACGAAATGATGCTCGTATATGCAAGGCAGGGTTGGAGTTGGGTTTATGGGTCAGCTTAGCGTATCTTTTACAGGCAATTGGATTGCTTACATCTGATGCTGGACGTGCATCTTTTATCTCTATGCTTACT GTAATTGTAGTTCCCTTGTTTGATGGAATGTTTGGGGAGGTGATTCCGCCCCTTACAATGTTAGGAGCTATTCTGTCTGTTCTAGGTGTTGCTGTGCTTGAATCTTGTGGGTCTTCCCCTGAC GTTGGAGACCTATTTAACTTTCTGAGTGCCATTTTTTTTGGTGTTCACATGGTGAGAACTGAAAGAATTTCAAGAACCACAAAGAAAGAGAACTTCACTTCTCTTCTTGGGTATGAG GTATGTGTTGTGGCACTTTCATCAGTGATCTGGTTCTTTTCAGAGGAATGGTTTGGTAAAAGTCATAGAGCTTGGACATGGGAACTGTTTTGGGACTCACTGGTCTCTTTTCCTTGGACACCAGCAATATACACAGGGTTACTCTCAACCGGGCTATGCTTATGGATAGAG ATGGCTGCTATGCGGAATGTATCTGCAACTGAAACAGCAATTATTTATGGACTAGAACCAGTTTGGGGAGCTGGGTTTGCTTGGTTTCTTCTAGGTGAAAGATGGGATACTACAGGATGGATAGGGGCTGCTCTTCTTCTTG GTGGAAGTTTAATTGTTCAAATGTTTGGATCTTTATCAGGTACAGAATCCGAAGATTACGAGCAGTAA